A stretch of Verrucomicrobiota bacterium DNA encodes these proteins:
- a CDS encoding glycosyltransferase family 39 protein gives MPGARPSRRRALGAAILCSVVGIALALVATSRGVGVSPDSVSYISGVRNLLDGHGLCRFPNASGQCAPIVNWPPLYPLMLAAVSATGLETLVAARWLSAVLFGATIFLVGLMARRLAAPTWLVFVAALSVATANDMVAVHAMAWSEPPCIFFGLLGILLLDRHLDRPRRLTLMAAAASLACAFLTRYAAFAYLMVGACALGLLGRRRFPARLVDLGLFAGVVGVPLAAALVRNVVVGGSATGRVMASQPILIPVQLGDGLNTASLWVLPQFVSSPAVQALVLGMLVAGAVAWHFWLRRRAAAGSASTAESASSLPALLIALVVFHLALVIAYICFVFHGTPLNGRTLSPVFPAVVLLAVWMVARELRSPRQVRFVRIACVAACVLLVATYSVRAVRLAANLRYGGLCYGDDEWANADILRHVKALAVDRPIYSNSPDVVYFFTGRGASFTPRAEANEATLETMRAHLEATQGVVVYFEKGRQQGYMAPADLAGRLQLKLLVQAADGAIYESAGE, from the coding sequence ATGCCCGGAGCAAGGCCCTCGCGGCGAAGGGCCCTCGGCGCCGCGATTCTGTGCAGCGTGGTCGGCATCGCTCTTGCGCTTGTGGCCACGAGCCGCGGCGTCGGGGTCTCGCCCGACTCGGTATCGTACATCTCGGGCGTGCGCAATCTGCTCGACGGGCACGGCCTGTGCCGTTTCCCCAATGCCAGCGGGCAGTGCGCGCCCATCGTGAACTGGCCCCCACTGTACCCGCTCATGTTGGCCGCGGTCAGCGCCACGGGCCTCGAGACCCTTGTGGCGGCGCGCTGGCTCAGCGCAGTCCTGTTCGGGGCGACGATCTTTCTCGTCGGGCTGATGGCCAGGCGCCTCGCGGCGCCCACGTGGCTTGTGTTTGTCGCCGCGCTGTCCGTTGCCACGGCGAACGACATGGTCGCCGTGCATGCGATGGCGTGGTCCGAGCCACCCTGCATCTTCTTCGGGCTGCTCGGCATCCTGTTGCTCGACCGCCATCTCGATCGGCCGCGCCGCTTGACGCTCATGGCCGCCGCCGCGTCTCTGGCATGCGCGTTCCTCACTCGCTACGCAGCGTTCGCTTACCTGATGGTCGGGGCGTGTGCGCTCGGGCTGCTCGGTAGAAGGCGTTTCCCCGCGAGGCTGGTCGATCTCGGCCTTTTCGCAGGCGTTGTCGGTGTCCCGTTGGCCGCGGCGCTCGTTCGGAACGTGGTCGTCGGCGGAAGCGCGACAGGGCGCGTGATGGCGTCACAACCGATCCTGATACCGGTACAGCTCGGGGACGGGCTGAACACGGCGTCACTGTGGGTTCTGCCACAGTTTGTCAGCAGCCCGGCGGTTCAGGCTCTCGTGCTCGGTATGCTTGTTGCCGGCGCTGTCGCGTGGCACTTCTGGCTCCGTCGGCGGGCCGCGGCGGGGTCGGCATCGACGGCCGAATCCGCGTCGTCACTCCCGGCGCTTCTCATAGCACTCGTCGTGTTCCATCTGGCGCTCGTGATCGCCTACATCTGTTTTGTTTTCCACGGGACGCCGCTCAACGGCCGTACTCTCTCTCCCGTGTTCCCGGCGGTCGTCCTGCTCGCCGTCTGGATGGTCGCCCGCGAGCTGCGGTCGCCGAGGCAGGTTCGGTTCGTTCGGATCGCGTGTGTAGCGGCCTGTGTCCTTCTCGTCGCCACGTACTCGGTTCGGGCCGTCAGGCTGGCGGCGAATCTGAGATACGGCGGGCTGTGCTACGGCGATGATGAATGGGCCAACGCCGATATCCTGCGGCACGTCAAAGCGCTCGCCGTCGACCGGCCGATCTACTCTAACTCACCGGATGTCGTTTACTTCTTCACCGGGCGAGGCGCCTCATTTACCCCCCGCGCTGAAGCGAACGAGGCGACGCTCGAGACAATGCGCGCGCACCTTGAAGCGACCCAGGGCGTTGTGGTCTACTTCGAGAAGGGAAGACAGCAGGGCTACATGGCTCCTGCCGATCTTGCGGGGCGGCTACAACTCAAGCTGCTCGTGCAGGCCGCCGACGGGGCTATCTACGAAAGCGCGGGTGAGTAG